A single genomic interval of Salinarchaeum sp. IM2453 harbors:
- a CDS encoding RND family transporter: MPGKIARKYADLISSRSKLVVAIILLLTVIVGGGVAVGEMDEAGLGEFEIDSPETEASDFIAENYGQQEGVVSQIVVRDEGGNVLTQDSLVAGLEFQQTVQDDDDLNATLDGDGFIGVENVLGSAAYFQAGEPPQSTPNVTEQRNALANLSDDEFDGLLESTLDPDADIPGDQDPYQFLPTAYEPGDTTSEARLTLLLQIDDSGEDEDPQAAYDAQVQIQQLLADQFDDAFIFGQGISNEASSQATGDSFAIITPFALIIIIVVLGVAYRDVLDFLLAIGGIALVLIWMAGIMGWLEIPMNVILIAVPFLLVGLSIDYALHVVMRYREAGYGRLDVQQNGEEQADGKKGETNAEPEKRESNPPDDGLSRAMYLLIEGIRDDKAARTVSDEARDDSDEVAPAVRIRAAMAAGLASVILAIGAATFSTSVGFFSNIVSPLPAIRDFAVLSGAGILATFVIFGAFIPALKTEIDTVAEERFGWNRLKPAFGVGESIANRLLSGIAASVSRVPVGVIIIAFLLATGGAYGATTIDTEFNQADFLPEDPPDWTSNLPGPLQPGSYTISDDFEYLSTNFQLQGDDSQSQILIRPNGGEVTDEDVLPAIDNATADVDPDSSIVMRSDGTAAIEGPHTVLRDVASDHDELNAKINDRDQTGNGLPDEDVQEVYDLLFELEEQSAANVLSRDNGEITSARLIISVQRAESVQTIADDTAVIADRIEADTTGITAVATGIPVTEAVLQDALLENLVQAFAITLVIILAFLTLLFWFKYRAPSFGPVVLAPVVASLAWLLGVMSVLDISFNSETAVVTSLAIGLGVDYSIHAGERFIDERERHDSLEDALQATITGTGGALLASAGTTAAAFGVLALSLAPPLQRFGIVTGTAVAFAFFACITVLPCLLVVRERLKDRGS; this comes from the coding sequence ATGCCAGGTAAGATTGCACGTAAATACGCTGATCTTATCTCATCTCGAAGCAAGCTTGTCGTAGCGATTATTCTCTTGTTAACCGTTATTGTCGGAGGCGGCGTTGCCGTTGGCGAAATGGACGAAGCTGGGCTTGGTGAGTTTGAAATTGATTCACCAGAGACTGAAGCAAGTGACTTTATTGCGGAGAATTACGGCCAACAGGAGGGTGTTGTTTCGCAGATTGTCGTCAGAGATGAGGGTGGAAATGTACTAACACAGGACTCGCTGGTGGCTGGGCTTGAATTCCAACAGACAGTGCAGGATGATGACGACCTCAATGCGACACTTGACGGGGACGGGTTTATTGGAGTGGAAAATGTGCTTGGTTCTGCTGCATATTTCCAAGCAGGTGAACCACCGCAGAGCACTCCGAACGTTACTGAACAGCGAAATGCATTAGCTAATCTTTCCGATGATGAATTTGATGGGCTGCTTGAATCAACGCTTGATCCTGACGCTGATATCCCGGGTGACCAGGATCCATATCAATTCCTTCCAACCGCATATGAACCGGGTGACACAACATCCGAAGCTCGGCTCACGCTCTTACTACAGATCGATGACAGTGGGGAAGATGAAGACCCACAGGCAGCATACGACGCACAGGTCCAGATACAACAGCTGCTTGCAGACCAGTTCGACGATGCATTTATTTTTGGACAAGGAATTAGTAACGAAGCATCCAGTCAGGCAACCGGCGATAGTTTTGCGATCATCACACCGTTTGCTCTGATTATCATCATCGTGGTGTTGGGCGTTGCATACCGGGATGTACTTGATTTCTTGCTTGCAATCGGCGGAATTGCACTCGTGTTGATATGGATGGCTGGAATCATGGGATGGCTCGAAATCCCGATGAACGTCATTCTTATCGCCGTCCCATTCTTGCTTGTTGGGTTGAGTATTGACTATGCATTACATGTCGTGATGCGGTATCGTGAGGCAGGATATGGTCGCCTCGATGTGCAACAAAATGGCGAGGAACAGGCAGATGGCAAAAAAGGTGAAACCAACGCCGAACCAGAAAAGAGAGAATCTAATCCACCAGATGACGGTCTTTCTCGGGCAATGTACCTTCTTATCGAAGGAATCCGAGATGACAAAGCGGCACGTACTGTGTCAGATGAAGCTCGTGACGATTCTGATGAGGTGGCCCCAGCAGTTCGAATCCGAGCAGCGATGGCTGCCGGGCTGGCAAGTGTCATTCTCGCCATTGGTGCAGCAACGTTCTCAACCAGTGTCGGGTTTTTTTCAAATATCGTCAGTCCACTGCCAGCAATTCGAGACTTTGCAGTGCTCAGTGGAGCTGGGATTCTTGCAACGTTCGTTATCTTCGGTGCGTTCATCCCGGCACTGAAAACTGAAATTGATACCGTTGCTGAAGAGCGATTCGGATGGAATCGGCTGAAGCCTGCGTTTGGCGTTGGAGAAAGCATCGCAAATCGGCTGCTGTCTGGTATCGCTGCGTCTGTATCTCGTGTTCCGGTTGGTGTCATTATCATAGCCTTCTTGTTAGCGACAGGGGGCGCGTACGGAGCAACCACAATTGATACTGAGTTTAATCAAGCGGATTTCCTGCCGGAGGACCCACCAGACTGGACAAGCAATCTTCCGGGACCACTACAACCCGGGTCATACACAATTAGCGATGATTTCGAGTATCTAAGCACGAACTTTCAGCTCCAAGGCGATGATTCACAGTCACAGATACTAATACGTCCGAATGGAGGGGAAGTAACAGATGAGGACGTGCTCCCCGCAATTGACAATGCAACTGCTGATGTTGATCCGGATAGTTCCATAGTAATGCGTTCTGATGGGACTGCGGCTATTGAGGGCCCGCACACAGTACTGCGTGATGTTGCTTCTGATCATGATGAGCTCAATGCAAAAATCAATGATCGTGATCAGACGGGGAATGGCCTACCAGATGAAGACGTACAGGAGGTGTATGATCTGCTGTTCGAGCTTGAGGAACAATCGGCAGCGAATGTTCTTAGTCGTGACAATGGCGAGATCACTTCTGCTCGACTTATCATTAGCGTTCAACGTGCAGAGTCGGTACAGACAATTGCCGATGATACGGCAGTAATCGCTGATCGAATTGAAGCAGACACTACAGGTATCACGGCTGTTGCTACGGGGATTCCCGTTACAGAAGCCGTGCTGCAAGATGCACTGTTAGAGAATCTGGTTCAAGCATTTGCGATCACACTTGTGATTATTTTGGCATTCCTAACATTGCTTTTCTGGTTCAAATACCGTGCACCATCGTTCGGGCCAGTTGTGCTTGCACCAGTTGTTGCGTCGCTTGCCTGGTTGCTTGGCGTGATGTCTGTGCTCGATATTTCATTCAACAGCGAAACAGCTGTTGTAACAAGTCTCGCAATCGGTCTCGGTGTTGATTACAGTATCCATGCCGGTGAACGGTTTATCGACGAACGGGAACGACATGATTCATTAGAGGATGCACTCCAAGCAACGATCACAGGGACAGGAGGTGCGCTGCTAGCAAGTGCTGGTACGACTGCCGCTGCGTTTGGTGTGCTAGCACTGTCTCTTGCTCCACCGCTCCAGCGCTTTGGCATTGTTACTGGAACGGCTGTTGCATTCGCGTTCTTTGCCTGCATCACGGTCTTGCCGTGCCTGCTGGTCGTTCGAGAACGGTTGAAAGACCGAGGCTCATAG
- a CDS encoding response regulator, with amino-acid sequence MAEPITVLHVDDDPKFVDMVAAFLEKEHDEFNVITATSARGGINRLGDQDVDCIVSDYEMPRQSGIELLTQVREDHPELPFILFTGKGSEEIASKAISAGVTEYLQKETGTGQYTVLANRIQNVVEQYRSQQAAREAEEKLIQLAEQTDDVLFIVSNDFSEFEFINSAYTDLWGESVTNIQNDPTQVLESIVPEDREAVSQAMDRAADGHPQTIECQLARPDGENRWVQAKAEPVLDDDGDVVRIAGIIRDITDQKQREQTLKELQERLELAIDGANLGIWDWNIQTDSVTFNDNWATMLGYDPDDIGSHLNEWERRVHPDDLDAVQAALDDHIANHTEYYDTEHRMRTADGDWKWIRDVGKIFERDEDGTPMRAVGIHIDIDDRKQAEIHLREERDMFAQGPVVVLKWQDTEDWPVEYVSENVTEVFGYSPEEIMADDFRFADIIHEDDLDRVTAQVEANRDPEVDYFKHQPYRVISKGGECVWVLDYTKNISNDNGEITHQLGYVTDITEQKRREQKLKQQNERLDKFASTLSHDIRCPLNVASGRLNLATEECDSEHLDDAIDALSRIEELIDDLLTLARQGDEIGDTELVQVDSLARLSWQNIEAAEATLDINTETTICADQSRLQQAVENLLRNAVEHSREPVHITVGDTENGFYIADGGPGIPEERRDKIFEPGYSPEETGSGFGLAIVKDIVEAHDWNITVTESDQGGARFAITGADVINCQKNRSV; translated from the coding sequence GACCCTAAATTCGTGGATATGGTTGCTGCCTTTCTGGAAAAAGAACACGATGAGTTCAATGTCATAACCGCAACATCAGCACGCGGGGGGATTAACCGACTTGGCGATCAGGATGTCGACTGTATCGTCTCAGATTATGAGATGCCCAGGCAGAGTGGCATCGAACTCCTTACACAAGTTCGTGAGGATCATCCAGAACTTCCGTTTATCCTATTTACAGGGAAAGGAAGCGAAGAAATCGCCAGTAAAGCGATCTCTGCTGGCGTAACTGAATACCTGCAAAAAGAGACTGGTACAGGTCAGTATACCGTATTGGCGAATCGGATCCAGAATGTTGTCGAACAGTATCGGTCACAACAAGCTGCCCGAGAGGCAGAGGAAAAGCTCATACAACTCGCCGAACAGACCGATGACGTCCTGTTCATTGTCTCGAATGACTTTAGCGAGTTTGAATTTATCAACTCAGCGTATACAGACCTGTGGGGGGAGTCCGTCACAAACATACAGAACGATCCAACGCAAGTGCTGGAATCCATTGTTCCAGAAGACCGAGAAGCAGTTAGTCAAGCAATGGATCGGGCCGCCGATGGCCATCCACAAACAATTGAGTGTCAGCTTGCCCGACCTGACGGCGAGAACCGATGGGTACAGGCAAAAGCCGAGCCAGTTTTAGATGACGATGGGGATGTTGTCCGTATTGCTGGAATTATCCGGGATATCACCGATCAAAAGCAACGCGAACAGACACTCAAAGAGCTTCAAGAACGATTGGAACTTGCGATTGATGGGGCAAACCTTGGGATTTGGGACTGGAACATACAGACTGATTCAGTGACCTTCAACGATAACTGGGCTACCATGCTGGGGTATGATCCTGATGACATTGGGTCACATCTTAATGAATGGGAACGGCGCGTTCACCCTGATGATCTTGATGCTGTGCAAGCAGCCTTAGATGACCACATCGCCAATCATACCGAGTACTACGACACCGAACATCGAATGCGAACTGCTGATGGAGACTGGAAATGGATCCGCGATGTGGGGAAAATATTTGAGCGTGATGAGGATGGAACGCCAATGCGCGCAGTTGGGATTCATATCGACATTGACGATCGAAAACAGGCGGAAATACATCTTAGAGAAGAACGCGACATGTTCGCTCAGGGTCCAGTTGTTGTTTTGAAGTGGCAGGATACCGAGGACTGGCCTGTTGAGTACGTTTCTGAAAATGTGACTGAGGTTTTTGGATATTCTCCTGAAGAAATTATGGCTGATGACTTTCGGTTTGCTGATATTATCCATGAGGATGATCTTGATCGAGTAACGGCCCAAGTTGAAGCTAACCGTGATCCGGAAGTAGACTACTTTAAACATCAACCATATCGGGTGATAAGTAAAGGGGGGGAATGTGTCTGGGTGTTAGATTATACGAAGAATATTTCCAATGACAATGGTGAAATAACGCATCAGTTAGGATATGTCACTGATATCACCGAGCAAAAACGACGTGAACAGAAACTAAAGCAACAAAACGAGCGTCTTGATAAATTTGCCAGCACACTAAGCCACGACATTAGATGCCCTCTCAATGTTGCCAGTGGTCGGCTCAACCTTGCAACCGAGGAATGTGACAGTGAGCACTTAGATGATGCTATTGATGCACTGAGTCGTATCGAAGAATTGATTGACGATTTGCTTACACTTGCTCGGCAAGGCGACGAGATTGGAGACACTGAGCTAGTTCAGGTAGATAGCCTTGCTCGCCTAAGTTGGCAGAACATCGAAGCAGCAGAAGCAACACTTGACATAAACACAGAAACAACAATCTGTGCTGATCAGAGTCGACTTCAACAGGCCGTAGAAAATTTGCTGCGCAACGCCGTCGAACACAGTCGTGAGCCAGTCCATATCACAGTGGGTGATACAGAAAATGGTTTCTACATTGCAGATGGTGGTCCTGGAATCCCTGAGGAAAGGCGGGATAAAATCTTTGAGCCGGGATACTCCCCTGAAGAGACGGGCTCTGGCTTTGGTTTAGCTATTGTAAAGGACATCGTCGAGGCCCACGACTGGAACATCACGGTAACCGAAAGCGATCAGGGTGGAGCACGATTTGCGATTACCGGAGCTGACGTAATTAATTGCCAAAAAAACCGTTCTGTGTAG